Proteins from one Danaus plexippus chromosome 2, MEX_DaPlex, whole genome shotgun sequence genomic window:
- the LOC116779786 gene encoding electroneutral sodium bicarbonate exchanger 1 isoform X4 yields the protein MDSRADDDEAPTDPAARKHTHHDYTEQDFEGHRAHTVFVGVHVPARRHSHRKHKHHHRYGEKDPERPSPAVMARVRRLSVTDDGETLTPPAQRVQFILGEDVDDSTLESHPLFSEMEELVKDGDELEWKETARWIKFEEDVEEGGNRWSKPHVATLSLHSLFELRSLILNGSVILDLEANSLEQVADSVLDNMVVEGLLAYDRRDKVKDALLRRHRHQHERRNHNNMSRLPLIRSLADIGKNHSSCKSAAHDEGMIKSPSNLSMHRNHSLGDLPLNGDINHKCNTHFMRKIPPGAEASNILVGEVDFLEKTLSAFVRLKTGTIMGDLTEVPVPTRFMFVLLGPPNSNSSFHEIGRAMATLMSDEIFHEVAYRAKRRDHLLAGIDEFLDAVTVLPPGEWDPAIRIEPPAAIPSQDPRKRPNDSTPKEEPDEEEEEQKQREESGLSRSGKLFGGLMNDFKRKIPWYWSDFKDAMALQCIASWIFLYFACLSPIITFGGLLGEATGKNMAAMESLVSGFVCGMGYGFFSGQPLTILGSTGPVLVFETIVFEFCKQIGWNYMSFRFCIGTWTTIILITLVAIDASALVCYITRFTEENFATLIAFIFIYKAVENVISIGRKYPLKTRPDEVLNYECYCLPTNYSKVPEQFNWTSVDKVSCQLYNGTLAGGGCDTKVYVPDVFLMSIILFLGTFTISIILKDFKNSLFFPSKVRQIISDFSVIIAILSMSFLDYKVGVKTPKLEVPSEFKPTLPTRDWVITPFNGNPVWSALVAILPALLGTILIFMDQQITAVIVNRKENKLKKGCGYHLDLFVLAILIQICSIMGLPWFVAATVLSINHVNSLKVESECAAPGEKPQFLGVREQRVTHILIFLTIGCSVVLTPVLRHIPMPVLFGVFLYMGVASLKGLQFFDRILIMFMPQKYQPDHMFLRQVPIRRVHIFTAIQLTCLVCLWLIKSFSTTSILFPLMLVVMIGIRKSLDWFFTRRELKILDDVMPEMTKRNQDELRELGDIEDTNKSSPPTFQENLQIPLINGNIMNIPLTSINISEEMNKTGIWKQVNNTNKNKNHAEGRDLKLKCGKKTIKHKKLISKNAQSEIERRLSTMAEVEEDDSMKSDLLRRKDSWNSGLKKQNKSAETSV from the exons GACACAGAGCGCACACCGTGTTTGTGGGGGTTCATGTACCGGCAAGAAGACACTCACATAGGAAACACAAACACCATCATCGCTATGGAGAAAAGGATCCCGAAAGACCAA GCCCAGCAGTAATGGCTCGAGTTAGAAGACTTAGCGTTACGGATGATGGGGAAAcat TAACACCACCAGCTCAAAGGGTACAATTTATACTGGGCGAAGATGTTGACGACTCCACGCTTGAATCGCATCCCCTTTTTTCTGAAATGGAAGAGCTGGTTAAGGATGGAGATGAGTTGGAATGGAAAGAGACCGCAAGGTGGATAAAATTTGAGGAAGACGTCGAGGAAGGAGGCAATAGGTGGTCGAAACCACATGTTGCGACACTTTCTTTGCATTCGCTTTTTGAACTGCGAAGTCTCATATTGAATGGATCAGTGATCCTTGACTTAGAAGCAAATTCATTAGAACAAGTTGCAGATAGTGTTCTAGACAATATGGTTGTTGAAGGGCTTCTTGCTTATGATAGAAGAGACAAAGTAAAAGATGCATTACTTCGAAGACATAGACATCAACATGAAAGacgaaatcataataatatgtcCAGACTTCCTTTAATCCGTTCTCTTGCGGATATTGGAAAAAATCACTCATCCTGCAAAA GTGCAGCTCATGATGAAGGAATGATAAAAAGTCCTAGCAATTTATCTATGCATCGTAATCACAGTTTAGGAGATTTACCATTGAATGGGGATATAAATCACAAATGCAATACacattttatgagaaaaatcCCACCTGGAGCCGAAGCTTCCAATATTCTTGTCGGTGAAGTTGATTTTCTCGAAAAAACGCTTTCCGCTTTCGTGAGACTGAAAACTGGTACTATTATGGGCGATTTGACCGAAGTTCCTGTGCCAACACggtttatgtttgttttgctAGGACCACCCAACAGCAACTCTAGCTTTCACGAAATCGGAAGAGCAATGGCAACCTTAATGTCAGATGAAATATTTCATGAGGTTGCTTATAGGGCTAAAAGACGTGATCACCTATTAGCGGGAATAGATGAGTTTCTGGATGCTGTGACTGTATTGCCGCCTGGAGAGTGGGACCCGGCTATTCGTATTGAACCTCCCGCAGCAATTCCTTCTCAAGATCCTCGCAAGCGTCCAAATGACAGTACGCCGAAGGAGGAACCCgatgaagaagaagaagaacaAAAGCAAAGAGAAGAGTCGGGTTTGTCAAGGAGTGGAAAACTGTTTGGTGGTTTAATGAATGACTTTAAACGAAAAATTCCATGGTATTGGTCAGACTTTAAAGATGCTATGGCTCTACAGTGTATTGCTTCgtggatatttttatactttgccTGCCTATCACCAATTATAACTTTCGGAGGCTTGTTAGGAGAAGCAACTGGTAAAAATATGGCAGCAATGGAATCTTTGGTGTCTGGTTTTGTATGCGGCATGGGATACGGATTTTTTTCTGGCCAACCCTTAACAATCTTGGGGTCAACTGGACCCGTCTTAGTATTTGAAACGATCGTTTTCGAATTTTGTAAACAGATTGGGTGGAACTACATGTCTTTTAGATTCTGTATCGGAACATGGACGACTATTATCCTTATTACTTTAGTTGCAATAGACGCAAGTGCATTGGTTTGTTACATAACTCGATTCACAGAAGAAAATTTCGCAACTTTAATagctttcatatttatttacaag GCAGTGGAAAATGTTATCTCAATCGGCAGAAAGTACCCTTTAAAGACGCGGCCAGATGAAGTTCTCAATTATGAATGTTATTGTTTACCCACCAATTACTCAAAAGTACCGGAGCAATTTAATTGGACGTCCGTTGATAAAGTGTCTTGTCAG ttatataACGGAACCTTAGCAGGTGGTGGGTGTGATACCAAAGTCTATGTTCCAGATGTCTTTTTgatgtcaataattttatttctcggCACATTTACAATCTCTATTATTCTTAAAGATTTCAAAAACTCCCTGTTCTTCCCATCAAAG gtCCGGCAAATCATAAGTGATTTTTCGGTTATAATAGCAATTCTGTCGATGTCTTTCCTAGATTATAAAGTCGGTGTGAAAACCCCAAAACTGGAGGTTCCATCAGAATTTAAACCAACTTTGCCAACTCGCGATTGGGTCATAACTCCATTTAATGGAAATCCAGTTTGGTCGGCCCTGGTAGCTATTCTACCGGCATTGTTGGGTACCATACTTATATTCATGGATCAACAAATAACAGCAGTTATTGTAAATCGGAAAGAGAATAAATTGAAGAAAGGATGTGGTTACCATTTGGACCTATTCGTCTTAGCTATTCTTATACAAATTTGTTCTATAATGGGATTGCCATGGTTTGTAGCGGCTACTGTCCTGAGTATAAATCATGTGAATTCTCTAAAGGTCGAATCGGAATGTGCTGCTCCTGGTGAAAAACCACAATTTTTAGGAGTTAGAGAACAAAGAGTGACACATATCCTCATATTTCTGACTATAGGTTGTTCGGTTGTATTAACCCCAGTATTAAGACATATACCAATGCCAGTATTATTTGGAGTATTTCTATATATGGGTGTTGCATCGCTCAAAGGACTCCAATTCTTTGATAGGATTTTGATAATGTTTATGCCTCAAAAATATCAGCCAGATCACATGTTCTTGCGACAA gtCCCAATACGTCGAGTTCATATATTTACTGCTATCCAACTGACTTGTCTTGTCTGTTTGTGGCTTATTAAGTCGTTTTCGACAACATCCATTTTGTTTCCATTGATGCTTGTTGTAATGATTGGTATCAGGAAATCTCTGGATTGGTTCTTTACCAgaagagaattaaaaattttagatgaTGTTATGCCTGAAATGACCAAGAGGAACCAAGACGAACTTCGCGAACTCGGCGATATCGAG GACACAAACAAGAGCAGTCCTCCAACATTTCAAGAGAATCTACAAATCCCTCTTATCAATGGAAACATAATGAACATACCTTTGACATCTATTAACATATCTGaggaaatgaataaaacaggAATTTGGAAACAAGTCAATAAcaccaataaaaataaaaatcatgcAGAAGGAAgggatttaaaattaaagtgcgggaaaaaaac TATCAAacacaaaaaactaatatccAAAAACGCACAATCCGAGATCGAGAGGCGCCTTTCAACGATGGCAGAAGTGGAGGAAGATGACTCAATGAAG AGCGATCTCCTAAGGCGCAAGGATTCCTGGAATAGCGGACttaaaaagcaaaataaatctGCTGAAAcatctgtttaa